A region of the Silene latifolia isolate original U9 population chromosome 9, ASM4854445v1, whole genome shotgun sequence genome:
AATCATTATTTCTCATGACTTGGGTTATAATCGGTGCATgttagccgaccccaaatcattatTTCTCATGACTTGGGTTATAATCGGTTCATGTTAACCGACCCCAAATCAGTATTTCTCATGACTTTGATTTAATCAGTTTATGTAAACCCCAGATCATTATTTCAAATGACTTGGGTTATAATCCGTCATGTTAGCCAATTCAGAATCATTATTTCTCTTAATTTGAAATTAATCAGTTTTATGTAAGTCGACCCCAAATCATTATTTCTCATGACGTGGACTATTTTTTCGGTTAACATGACTTGTAATGAGTATTCATGTTAGATGACCCCAAATCATTCCGAGACTAAGAAAAGAAGAATAGCAAAACTTACAAGAACCCTAGCAGTGAGAGACTTAGACCCTCTAGAAGATAGTAGATTAAGAGCAACTTCAGCAGCAGAATGTTCAGCTTGTCTTAATGTAGGAGAATAACCCGGGCTCTCGAATATTTCACCATTGAAATTAACAGAAGCTCGAAATCTTGGAGCATGATCTGGTCCTTCTCTCATACAAGCATAAGCTGGTAGATTAAAACAGCTTCTTTGTGCTAGTTCTTGCAACTGATTTTTAAacatttttttactatttttttttacTTGTACTACACTACACAGTACACAACTTCAAGTAAAATAATGAAATGTTTGAAATTTAGATATGCATTTATGCATGAAACATAAGCCAAAAGTGACAATTTGGATGTTGAAATTTAGATTGTTGTTGTGTATAGaaaaaaaaggcaaatttggtgttttttttttctgtatTTAAGTGTGGATGTATTTAATCTACTACAATTGCATGAAAATTGCTAGTTGAGAAGTATTCAGAAATTAATAGGGTGATGTGAAGGAGGGGAAAAATTGGGGGGGTAAAAGACCAAAAAAGATAGCTGACCAATTGGAAAATGTTTGTCACTGGTGAAGCTTTCAATTAACTACACTGTACTCTTATTAATGCCATGTCCTCTTATTTCAAAATGGGTTGGTTGacgggtcgggtcagttcggTATGACAATTTTGTGTAGTCGGTTTTGTTTTTCAATGGACGAGTTTTGGCCAGTTGTTTTTGTAACACTAGTTTATGTACAGTCCAGGGTATTTGTGGGTGGGGTGGGGGGAATGATAGTCACTACACTTTTTGTTAATGTCACAACAATATTAGCTAAGTCTAAGCCTCTAAGGGCATGTTACTATTAACTGTATCACAAAAATGACTGGCATTATTAATTTCTAAGTGGTATTATGCCATAAAATTCCAGCCCGGCCCAGTCTTGGCCCGCCATTTTAGCAAAAATgataagaaataaaaataaattggTAAGGCCCGTCAGCCTGGCCCGCTCTTGGCCCGCCTCGGGCCTGATCAATTATATCCCAGCCCAGCTCGGCCCGACCAAGCCCGTCCTCCCCTGGCCCGGGTCTGACCAGGAGAGCCCGCCCCGCCCTTGGTCAGCCCGGCCCAGCCATAGCCCGACCCGAGTACATGTCTACATTATGCCTTGCCTTTTTTTTTGCCATAGGTAAAAAAGAAGCCTGTCATTTTTATCTAATCCATGTGCTTCCCTATTATGCACGAGGAATGAAACTAATTGAAAGACAATGAAAAGAGGTTAACGAATGTTAAATTCATGAAGAATTCCATGACCAAGTGATGAGTAGCTTCAATATCCATAACCTGCAAAACCAAATTATAATATGTGGTGTCGCATGTTGCAAAACTTACTCATAACATCGGCGACATTACCAACTCAACCAACATCTATTTACTTGATGGGTATTTGAAACAGGCAACACCAATACATCTATCAATATAAACGACACAAACGTGGAAGGTATTCATGGCGACCCTTTTACATAATTCTTTCAAACAACATTTCCACAACCGAATATCACACAAATCTCTACACATTCACAATAACATTACCCAGTACCACATCGACGCTCACAAAATGGCAGTCTATGAAGGAATTAGCCCTATGCGATTTATACATAGAGATTGTTCCCGATTGACCCATAATAAAAATTGCGATGGAAATAGCATCACTATACATTCACAATTAAGTTAAAACCAGTTGATTGGACACGCCATGTTTGTATCGATCTAATTTAGCACCCCCATCCAATAAACGCTGCAAAGATAAACACACTTGAAAATCTTGCCTAATAAAATCATTGCCTCACTTCAGTATGATGGTTTCCGCCAGGCAGCCCGGAGCTATTGCTACTACCTCCAACTCTGGCTGCCAAGGCGAGCACCTCAGGTGACATTTCCCAGTTCCCGCTTTGTCGTCCCCAGCTAGACCGCCTAGGGTGATGTCCTGAACGGTCAGCATTTTCGTCCACATGGCCTCGGATGTCAGCTGGAGATGCCTCACCTAACCTGCCATCTTTGACAAGGATCTCGTTGTCGCTCAATTGTCCTTCATTGGACTCGAGGCCTGGCCCAAATTCACCGCCCCATGTTGCTTTACGGCCCATCTCTATGTCATCTGTACCCTTCCCCATGCTCGGGCTGATAAACCCTGTACCCATTGGCCTGGATGGTGGTGGAGCTTCCTCTGATACCATGGCCCTAAAATTGTTCTTCGAAGGGAGGATGCTTATCCAGAATATTTCCTTGAAATTCTCGACCAATCCCTTGTTGTAAGGGTTTGCCCTTCGATCATATCTATATCTGAAGTTTTCGTAAGTTGTCTACATATACAAACACGAGTGTAAATTTCCCGTCACAAGACTTGAGAATAATGAGAAACGACAACACAATACTCTCGCCCTGTTTCACTATATATTAGCCTTTCCAACTTCATAACTTTTAAGCAATTGAATCATTTTTTTATGCAAATAGGGCCACAAGGACAGTTCTCATTATGACGGGATTTGAACATAGGTTCGGGGTACCACCCCTCATGACTTTGCCAGCTTGGATCACAAACAGTTAAATCATTGATATACTCCTGAAAGGAGCACAAATTCTTATACGAGATTTTAAGTAATGGATATATAGGTAGAATTTTAAATTAAATGGATTGTTGTTACATCATATAAATAAGATCTCCAATCGAAGAAAGAAAAACTCAGCTTAAACTTAGCTTCGTCTTACGGAGTATAAAACTTTCTTGATTGAACCGAGCAAACTTTAGAAAGTTGAATTTAAAGGCCAATTTTGAAGTTCAAGACAATTTGTTGAATatgaaaatcgatcaaatggggCTAATAAAATGAAAAGGTGGAGTAGAAACTAAAATAGAAGATAAAGGCTGTAGAGAGGCGACATACCTGATTGGTACTAATCAGGTACAAATGGAATGCTGTAAGCCCACCAACAAACCAAAGACCGATGAATGTATAAATAATAAGAACCATGGAGGCTGGGGTCTTAACCATGGCTTTCCAAATAGAAATATCTTCTGCATTCTTAATCCTCGTGATGTACACCCAGCAGAAAGCAAAAATATAGATACCCAAGATGGTGGTGGTTGAGACAAACATGAAGAAGAACCGATAATTTCTCTACACCAAGAATGCAACAAACAATTAGTTACCAAGCTATCTGCtggctatagacggatagtaatTAGTTATAGCGGTGGCATTGATTTTCTCTACACAAGAACGCAACAAAAAATTATCTAGACGATAACTTTTTAGACACGAAGGATCTGATTTGAATATGGGTTCAATGAAAGTGGAATGGATTTGAATCACATCTTTAAGATCCGAATTCATCAAAGTAGGCTAATTTTCACAGATTGGAATTTGACCCATTGTGTGTAGGGCAGTTCCAAAATTTTAGACCTCATAAAATCTGAGTTAAATTTGGATCTAGATGTGATGTCTCAGATAACTCACCAGCCCAATGCATTGTCCAACCCAAGGGCAGTGATGGTCAAATCTCTCGACACAGTTGTTGCAGATAGAGCAATGTGAGCAGCGAGGAGGTCTATAAAGCATGCAAGTATCACAGTACTTTATCTTCACGGGAATGCCATTAACTTGAACTTCTTTTACACGAGGTAGGCGCAACTGTGGCGTTTGAACACCTCCAGCTTCAACACTACCATCGTTAACTTCTGGCTCTGGAGGATGTGCATTGCGAGGAATTATGCCTGGGTCTCTTCCTGATGTCATTAATAGGAGGACTAGATCCTGAAAACAAAGAAACCAAATACAAAATCTTCAGTGAATATAACATTACACCAATGACTCAAAAGACATTCAAGTTCCACGGATTATGAGGTATAGGGGTTGGGTGTACACAACCTTTACCCTATTATAAAACAAAAGGAGGTTGCTCATGGAATAACCTAATTAAATATGAGTCGGGATTTACATTGACCGATTGCTACTCTGAAAAAACTTAACACAGACAATTCAATATGAACATAGCATGACACTTGTGCTGAAAAAAAACATTgtgaccaaagttatacatttAATAAGCTGAAACACATATTCGGCCAAACTTGACACCATTCCTCAAGTGGAATGCACAACAAAACCCTCTCAGACCTCTCCCCATGCCTGCCCACAAGATAAAATACAAAATGCTGATACAACAGATACTTGACGGATATATGCCAGATACAAACGAGATGCTAGGTGGTAGACAGATATGGCTTACCAACTATACAACAACTAGAAACAATATACCTCAAGTCCTCAACATAGAATGTTGATGTAATATTTGAACACCACGGGACTCAGCTGTTAATTACAGTTACCAGTTCACAGCATGGAGGAAGCATCAACCAATATCAAATAACATGAATAATCAAGGGATCAAGGCACTAATGAAAGTGCCACAAGTTCGAGAAAAATGCTTTTGCAACAACCCAAACAGCAACTAATTAACTGTACAGCAACATTAAGCTGTCAAAAGTTATATCAACAAGTTCTAAAAATTATCACACTAGTCGTCAATATCATATGCTTCACCTAAAGCCTAAAGTTGCAAAATCGAAAAACGTCAAAAGTTAGTAAGATTTTCGAACAAAAATATCTAAAACCTGAGGATCTTTTGATTGTAGGCTGTTTGAAAAGCTATTCTTTTCAAGAGACATCATCTGAACATTCATGTATGGAGGTCGAGGAACTTTAATTTCAAAGAGGATACTTACATTAAGATAAATGAGGAATTAAAAAAAATGCCCATTTAGGTATCACTCTGAAGCAACTTTTAAAGGGGTAATGGAACGCCATCATGCTAATTTAGTCAAACAAACACTCTCTAAATTTCCCCATTGTCTAAATTTCCCCATTCAAACACGCATTGCTCTATAAGTGATCCTTCAAGCACGCATTTGCACTTTCTGTTTTTAAgtgtaaaaaaacaaaaacttatAATGATTAAAAGGGTTCAAAGAACCGTAACACATAATGCATGCAGCTAAACTTATGATGACAAAAAAGTTCAAAGGATCGTAATGAAGCACACAGCTAAAAACCTTCGTTTTtcaaataaaaccaaaaaaagaAGTTTGACAACTTCTAAGATTTTAGGCTACCATGATTCCATCAACACATCACCACGGATACGAAGAGAATTGAAGTCATAAAAGGAGCCATCATcttttatcattattattgtcCACACACATGCAAAAAACAAGCTCAACCGACATATTATTTCAAGCACAATAATGTCACCAATCACAATCTCAGAAAGGACTGCATAAGCTAATTGCGATATAATGATTTTCTAAGAGAGTTTCCAGGGATGAATTAAGCATAAGAGGAGGGGTTTTATCTCAACTGACTGAGTGACTGCACCTTGGTTTAAAAAAGGAACAAATTGACAAGGTAAAGCAAGAATGCAATAAGAGAGGGAGGGAGGGAACTTACATACACAGCGAGAGCAACCACCACTACCAAGATTAATATTCCTGAGTTATGAGGGTATACATGCATAAGTTTTCGAGCAACAAATGCGCAAAATACTCCAACTGGGGCAGAAATGAGGAATATGGTTAAAAACAACGATCTGACATCTGGTCCAAAAATTAATCGCCCCTGAAATAAAAATATCTGCAGTAGAGCAATAGACACAATCTATTAGCAAAAGAGCACTTCAAGATACAGTTTAGCATAACATACATGATACACCACATCTGAGTGTTTGAACATACAACTACCTTCAAGAATAAAAAAGTGAGAAATTGTAAAATATATCAAGATAAATACAATCCGGAGTATTCAGAAAGTATTATCAGTAGCACAATATATTGTACAAGGCCATCTCACATGAGGCGAGGCATAAGAGGTTGGATGTACGCATCCTAACCCCTGTGTTAACATCATGAAGTGCGTTGTTTCCAAAGGCAAAAATTCACAGTCTTTGGGAAATAACCCTTCTTTCTCACTGAAGGCATCACAACTTGCAAATCACCAGAAAAATAACTATCTCACCATCATGAAAAGCATTGTCCTTCACTACCATAAAACCCCCCCGTCGTTGTCAGGAAAGCCTCACTTTATAATAGATTTTTAATTACAAAAGCAAAGGTGTATTTGTAGTCCTGTAAGCTACAACGTCaaaaacaacaaaactcataTAAAAGCACCACTGTATCTATCCCACAGTTAAGctggaaagcaacacaaaaaCCAGCTGTTTTAAAACGTACTCAGGAAACGATAGTTGCCTGATAGAGTACAAAAGCTCTGCTTAATACTTCTTGCACAGCAAACACCACAGCAGCTTGCTTTTTTGGCCTATAccaaaaccgaaaatccaatacAGAAGACAACCATTTAAAGAAACAAGGCACGCCGACTGCTCCCCGCAGAATACCAACTAATCTTAACCAAAGAGTACACACACTCTCCTTGAAGCAATCAAATGCTTGTATGAAGTGGCAACAAGATTTGTAACGAACAATTTTCCGACTTTCAAGTACTCAATGCTTGACTCATTCTATATTGAGCAACAATATATTTGACCAACACAACAAAATCATCAATATTAGCTCAAACTCCCTTTTGTAAATCTATGTTAGATAAGTAATTACCCAATATGGCAGATTAAAATCTCAAATCACAATCATTTTTTCCACTAATTAATGCAATTACATCCTTCTCTAATCACCTTTAATTACTACAACAAAATCACCAAGATTTGCTCAAACTCCTACACAATAAAGCAGATTTAAGATGACTCTCACACCATTTCTTATTTAAGACCGCCTTAATTTAAGAAGACTCTCACACCCGATTAAAATAGAGGTCTTAAGTTAAAGACGGCTAGACGGCTTTAAGCAAGACCGACTGTTCCACAACCACACTATAACTAAATCTACCATCTAATATCAAGCTTAAAAAAACTATACTACCCATTTCAGAAAATACCTAATTCAACAAAACCAACAtcacaaaaaacaacaaaaacttctaaaaaaattgaaaaattgaaaaattgaaaattaaaaAATTGGGGAACTTACATTACTGCCTTTCCATGATTCATAAACCCTAAAATCAGTAGACCCAGATGCGAGATCCGAATTCTTTGAAGGAACAACATACATCTCTCTATCTTTtgacccttttctttttttttttcttctactAAAAAACCCCCAAAAAATGGAAACTTTAATGAAACCCCACCACAAAAAAGGTGGAAACTTTGTGGTTTAAATTAGGGTTTTGTTGCAATCATAATCATATGAACAACATAAGAGCTGAAATCAAAGGTAAAGATTCAATTTTTGAGCAAAAAAGGGAAGCAAAAGAGGATTTTGAGAAGGTAAGTTGGTGGGATTGAAGGGTACACTTTGTTTGCTCTTTGTTTCAATTTTTCTACATGGGTGGTTGTTGGTTGGTGTTTGATTATGGATTAGTCAAAGTATCAAATTATAGGGTTAATATGGAAATATGAGGTCAAGTGGCAAATTTGGGAAAAAAACTTGGTTTAATGACAATTGGtccaaaaacaaacaaaagaatTAAAGTCAAAGATAATTTGTAAGAACACTAAGCATTTTTAAGACACAAGTTAAATACTGTATTAAAAAGGTCCCTATTATATGGTGGTAATAAACATAAAATTTTTAGCACTTCTTAGGCAATTTATCGTGTGATTTGATTTGTATTTCACCCGATTTAAACTTAAAATGGATAATGCCTAtgttaaatgagaatttgtattgTAAGAAAATATATAAATTTTTATTTGAATTGGTGTTAGTTACCCATTAAGAAATTAAGGACACGCTATTAAATCATACATTTGCTTGTATAAATTACTATTGATATTAGTTCAAGTGTTGGGGGGCTATAGATTTATCGATTCCTATTATGTCGTGTTTATGCCTTTATACAACtataaaaaaaagacaaaaaaaagttATAGGAAAAACAAGCGATTGCATTTTGCTGGCTTACAAATTTTGCCAATATTAGgaagggaaaaaaaaaaacatttttaagCAATTATTGAAATCCAACTTTTATACTGTATAATCATTCTTTACTTTACAAAGTAATATCGATTTTATATAGTTCGTATTTGATGCCACCTCATAGATAGTGCTATAAGAATTTGATTAAGTGCTTTATTGATTTAATTCGTCTTAATGAAAAACATGACCAACCTGGCCTGACAAGCCTCGACTTGTCTACGAGCCAAGTCAGATTGGCTCAAGTCTGACCCTAACACGACCCAGCCCGACTGTCGCCAGATGAGGGATGGTACACCCAGCTTGACTATTGACGAGTCCAGCTCAACCCACACGTGTCCGATACCTAAACGACCGATTGGCTACTGATTCTGAAATCAAAATAACAGATTTCCTTCCGCGAAAGTGGCAATTTGcccccttaactttgttcaatggTGAAATTAGGCCCCTTAACTTTCAAATGTAGCAATCAAGCCCCATAACTTTAACAAAAAGTGAAATTCAGCCCCATTATTTGATTTTTCATGAAATTCCAccaaaattcatttttataatccaattaatcaaatataaaatttaattttataactttatAAATTTATACAATCTATAAATTTTATACAAtcaaattttttataattttacaaTTTTAGACAATTTATTCTAAATGTAAGAATAGTTCATAAAAttgtattatatttttattttgtttaatatagATGAATGTAAAATTATTCTTTAGTTGAATAACCAAACTTATACGGAGTATAAATTAAGAAATTTAAAATTAGTAATTTTATGTATTATTAGTtgtataatataaatataaaatgaatttttgttgaaatttaagtgaaaaataaaatTTGGGGTTGAGTTTCACTTTTTGTTAAAGTTATGGGGCTTGATTGCTACCATTGAAAGTTATGGGGTCTAATTTCAccattgaacaaagttaagggggtAAATTGCCACTTTCGCGGATTTCCTTCACTTGCTAATATTTCAAACACTAGTAGAACAAAGTTCAAAGGGGATGGGAGACCCAAGATAACTGTGAACCATCCAACAGGGGAAAGGTAATAACCCCATCGACGATGAGTACCAGTTTCGCTGTTTGTACATGAAATACACCATTACACCTCTATGCCCCATATACGTACCTAAATTCGCAGACGGTTCCGACTCCTAAAACACTTTCAATGAGCTGAACAAACATAAACTAAGGTAATGTGGTTACTACAACCCTTTTGACAGCTTGCTACAACAATCCGCCATCGCATACAGATTCCTTATTACTTGTCCCACAAACCTTACAGAATGAAGAGAAAATGGCATCTTAGATATACAGAGAGGCGGGATGAGAATGCCTAAAGTTACAAAAAATTGGATATCCTGTAATCTATATCATAATGATGATACCGGAAGTTTAGTCACTCGGCTTTTCCTCGATTTGCAATATGATTGGAGATGTTCGTCATCAATGGTGCCCAAACTAGATAGCCGGACACCATAGTCTTCCAATCTCCGAATGTCTCGAGGAAttggcgattgccaaatcccatcCCACCAAGCCGGAGGGAGTAGTGGCGTATAGGCACACTGGCTGGCTTGACCATGACAACTCAATGGCCCGGCAAATTTGTTCCATACATGTCCCCATCCAATTTGATTGCTCAACCCGTTTGAAAGTAAGTTACTTTGAAAGCTACTGAGGAACGAAAAGTCGGGGTTCGTGCTGGAATTCTCATCTGAAATTTAACACGAGGGAAAAAAGACAGATATTATTAAATTTGTACCGGTTTTGGTTTTCCAAGGAGAATGAGATCAGGGATGAAGTGATGAATCAATACCGAGGGTCCTAGCAGCGGCTAGAGCTGCAATCAACTGAGCGTATGTAGTTCCAACTCGCCTCTGTGCCCCGGATATAACAGCATGTTTAGCTCGTGATGCAAGAAAAAAGTCGACAAATGCAACCCATCTAGGTGCTGGCCCCCAATCCTTTACCCGGAATCCCAATATGCGTGACTTGCTAACCTCAACCGATATATTTCCTCGAAAAAGTTCATAATCAAAATGAAGAACCTAGGACAAAGACAAAGTTATAGTTAGCACACACAAGGATAGCTCAATGCCAATCTAAAAAGTACCACCTCTATTCAATTGGACTCGCAACATTCCTTTTCGGAGTccttcattttttatttttttcactaCATTTTCAAGTGGGTAAGAAATGGCCAAAAACACTCTCATGTGAGTATGCGCGCATAGTTTTCAGCTCATAAAATTTTGGTCCAAAACCATAAATAAGGTTACTTCGAACTGATCAAAGAATTCTATTAAAGGTATGAAAACTAAAACTTCGATATAAAGGGGTACCTCTGCAAATTCTTCTATAATTGGCTTGATAGTGCTTATGAAAAAGGGGGTATCTGAGACCAAAACCACCTTGGGTCTTCCCACCATCTCAGAATTCTCCATTGCTGTCCTAAGGCAGCTCAGTGCCGCTTGCACTGCCCTCACTGACCTAATACAAAAACAAAGTACATCGCCTCAGTTATTTGAGGTCCAAGAAAAGCCCACCAGAGAAGGAGTTTTAAATGTTCACATCTTGAATAAAACACACTTTGAACGCTGAAGTAAAAACATATAGTTGGCATGAACACTTTCAACTGAATCGTGTTTCAATGACCTCATTGGCATATCTTAGTATACAACTATCCAATTGAAAATCATGTTTCAACAAGGTTCAAATGTTAAGAGTTAACTGGAAACCGAAACCCAGTTTGTTGACGTACAAATAATGTACTTGGGAATTGAGGTGGAAATACTTGCAATGAATAAATGAATTATACATGGGCTGGGACagtaaaataaataagtaaatacCAAATGAACATAGATAAAACAAGAATTGACGTTCATGGATTACAATAACGAACTCAAGAAAAGCAGGGGCACCACTTCTTCACTGGAAGTTGATGACATCCCAAACGCGAAATAAAAAGAGCAATAAATACTGATTTCATGAAATCGGATCACTTGACTAAATAAAGCTCGCTGCCACCGGTGAGCCAGTGTCTCTACATGGGTCCAATGACACCATAAAGTAAAATTGTTTTGTCCATTATGATTTATGATTTATGCCCGCTTTTGATGTTGAAAAAATTTAATATGTACTATAATTTTGTATGATGACAGAAATTTCAATGGGATCATTGCGCCATAAATGAGGCTAATACTGACTTAAAATGTGCTCGTGGTAGCGTTCAAAACCTTGACAAAGCGGCCAGATGTAGCCCAAATATAATACAATAGTATTACACTGTCGGACATACATGCTCGTCAAGGGGATCACTTTTGGCACAACGTAATTTTGGAAATCTAACATTGCACTTGCACATAAACTGCGCCTAGCATTCATCAATTGTGAGCTTTTGTCTCAACACCTTCCCCTCTTCGCTATGGCCCCCACCGCCTCGCACATTTTAAAACCAAGCAATCTTTCTAATGTTTGTACCTATGTTACTACACACCACTGCGGCTATGTGTCCAATATCCAAGCTATGACACGTGCCACATTTAGAATTTCTATTTTAGACCAAAAACATGAAACTTTTTTCCAATTAGCCATATATGACTCTCTAACACCGTGTCACATACTCATTTCAAAGCTGGGATCTTGGCCAATGGCAATAGAAGATGGGATCTCGGCCCAATAATCTCTTATGTTTACTTACAAGTCTTTAAGAAGTGCCCTTTACTATTTCCAGCAAGAAACTGGATAGCTACCTAAATAACCAGTAACATTTGCTGCCTTTTGACAAACTTGCAAGTCCCAAATAATCCTAATGTAGacactcaaatgcaaaagaaacATCACATTCCTTCCATTATGCTACAAAAACATTGCCAGAGATTTATTTTGACTAATTTTTTAATCATTAAGGTCACaagagaataatagaagaaaattcTCAACACAGCATCTGATACCAGTCTCTAGTGCTAACACAGTGATGCAGGAAACTGACATAGATTATGCCATGGTTACcgaattcgctatgaatacgtccTTACCAATTCGCGATTCGCTCTTATAGAatgtgtgttatatgtattttcagtaagcAACATAATAGAATTCGCTTTTCACAATTCGCGATTCGTTGGGCACCGAGCGAATTCGGTAACCATGGATTATGCAACGAGATACGTAACTTATTCTGTAACAATACCTATTCATCAGCATTCGCATATGGAGTGTGATATCTGGATCTCCATTGTTGGCAAGAACAGACCTTACTGCTGCTTCAATACTCACTGAAGGAGATATAAGTAGTCGCAGTAACTCCCCAAAAACATTAGGTCTGGAGTTAACTTCT
Encoded here:
- the LOC141599161 gene encoding putative protein S-acyltransferase 7 — its product is MYVVPSKNSDLASGSTDFRVYESWKGSNIFLFQGRLIFGPDVRSLFLTIFLISAPVGVFCAFVARKLMHVYPHNSGILILVVVVALAVYDLVLLLMTSGRDPGIIPRNAHPPEPEVNDGSVEAGGVQTPQLRLPRVKEVQVNGIPVKIKYCDTCMLYRPPRCSHCSICNNCVERFDHHCPWVGQCIGLRNYRFFFMFVSTTTILGIYIFAFCWVYITRIKNAEDISIWKAMVKTPASMVLIIYTFIGLWFVGGLTAFHLYLISTNQTTYENFRYRYDRRANPYNKGLVENFKEIFWISILPSKNNFRAMVSEEAPPPSRPMGTGFISPSMGKGTDDIEMGRKATWGGEFGPGLESNEGQLSDNEILVKDGRLGEASPADIRGHVDENADRSGHHPRRSSWGRQSGNWEMSPEVLALAARVGGSSNSSGLPGGNHHTEVRQ
- the LOC141599162 gene encoding uncharacterized protein LOC141599162 translates to MFISFQQNSQKSKAKMKLTGSKKRLLLISIKSVLIIIGILTLIGFMIISVRLVDPSVEAVFPQKIPDSNIISISVNDPEMNLINSSLSLRNNHGSCATVEEMGHVYKGDFAAWKESLRVRRLIHHHFLVNGATRIRQLPPDQFCRHGFVIAKASEAGFGNEMYKILTGAALSIMLNRSLIIGQTRGKYPFGDYIVYTNASFTLNEVKRLWRRNGCMSKYGRDLVARVDDFQKPSHTNILCSNWREWQEPIIWIQNTTDAVAAQFFLKNVHPEMESAAFELFGKPEVNSRPNVFGELLRLLISPSVSIEAAVRSVLANNGDPDITLHMRMLMNRSVRAVQAALSCLRTAMENSEMVGRPKVVLVSDTPFFISTIKPIIEEFAEVLHFDYELFRGNISVEVSKSRILGFRVKDWGPAPRWVAFVDFFLASRAKHAVISGAQRRVGTTYAQLIAALAAARTLDENSSTNPDFSFLSSFQSNLLSNGLSNQIGWGHVWNKFAGPLSCHGQASQCAYTPLLPPAWWDGIWQSPIPRDIRRLEDYGVRLSSLGTIDDEHLQSYCKSRKSRVTKLPVSSL